Proteins encoded in a region of the Hypomesus transpacificus isolate Combined female chromosome 17, fHypTra1, whole genome shotgun sequence genome:
- the dhx58 gene encoding probable ATP-dependent RNA helicase DHX58 translates to MADCGLYDYQEEVVQRALLRENIIIWLPTGGGKTRAAVYVVKRHLETTPEAKVAVLVNKVHLVDQHFSKEFKPHLGHDYNVESVSGDSNEKDFFGRVVKDCDLVICTAQILENALINTEDDKHVELTDFTLLVIDECHHTHKEGVYNTIMHRYVEKKLKGERNLPQVLGLTASPGTGKAKTLEGAVKHVLQICANLDSAIVSAETHASELKKKVPKPKKRFDIVDKRPEDPFGDHLKRMMKLIHDFMDLGTASQLREVGTQEYEADVVLLEQRGVFEGNRIVAQCALHLRRYNDALLINDTVRMVDAFCDLESFYNSKSSSAIDGTDFFLLGLFEENQTELKNLSGNALYENPKMAKLQSTLLEQFGAKDKSRGILFCKTRKSTNCLNDWVLNNRALQRSGIKAAVLTGAGNGINYMTQNEQKETIRKFREGTLNLLIATSVAEEGLDIPECNLVVRYGLLTNEIAQQQASGRARASDSVYSVVAQAGGREVRRERTNELLEDLTGRAIRQVQQMGEREFRKKITEFQTEAVLASRLKDQLKVKKQSRYRAAEIQLVCRNCFKAVACGSDIKLIDNTHYVNVNPGFERHYKAGGKVHLDRRFEDWEPGRAISCATCSKDWGMEMRYKEVALLPNLAIKNFAMETPGGRVLGKKWKDIQFTVEDFDFAQYCETKYPDLLSE, encoded by the exons ATGGCTGATTGTGGGTTGTATGACTACCAAGAGGAGGTGGTTCAGAGGGCCCTCCTGAGGGAGAACATCATCATCTGGCTTCCCACCGGCGGAGGAAAGACCCGTGCTGCCGTGTATGTGGTCAAGAGACACCTGGAGACCACCCCCGAGGCCAAGGTGGCTGTGCTGGTCAACAAG GTTCATCTGGTCGACCAGCATTTCAGCAAAGAGTTCAAACCCCACCTGGGCCATGATTACAATGTGGAGTCTGTCAGTGGCGACAGTAACGAGAAGGACTTCTTTGGCAGAGTGGTTAAGGACTGTGACCTGGTCATCTGTACGGCCCAGATCCTGGAGAATGCCCTGATCAACACAGAGGATGATAAACATGTTGAGCTTACAG ACTTCACCCTACTGGTCATTGACGAGTGCCACCACACGCATAAGGAGGGGGTGTACAACACGATCATGCATCGCTACGTGGAGAAGAAGCTGAAAGGCGAAAGGAATCTGCCTCAGGTGCTCGGCCTCACCGCCTCTCCTGGAACAGGGAAGGCCAAAACCCTGGAAGGAGCTGTGAAGCATGTATTGCAG ATCTGTGCTAACCTGGACTCAGCCATCGTTTCAGCTGAAACCCATGCCTCTGAGCTGAAGAAGAAAGTCCCTAAACCTAAGAAAAGGTTTGACATTGTCGACAAGAGGCCCGAG GATCCCTTTGGAGACCACCTGAAGCGGATGATGAAGCTGATCCATGACTTCATGGACTTGGGGACAGCCTCCCAGCTGAGGGAGGTGGGCACACAGGAGTATGAGGCAGACGTGGTCCTTCTGGAGCAGAGGG GTGTATTTGAGGGAAACAGAATTGTGGCCCAGTGTGCCCTCCACCTGCGACGGTATAACGACGCCCTGCTCATCAACGACACGGTCCGCATGGTGGACGCCTTCTGTGACCTGGAGAGCTTCTACAACAGCAAGAGCTCCTCAGCCATCGATGGAACAGACTTCTTCCTGCTGGGCCTCTTCGAGG AGAACCAGACAGAGCTAAAGAACCTGTCAGGGAACGCCCTCTATGAGAACCCCAAAATGGCTAAACTTCAGAGCACTCTTCTGGAGCAGTTTGGAGCCAAAGACAAATCCAGAGGCATACTCTTCTGCAAGACCCGTAAAAGCACCAACTGCCTGAATGACTGGGTCCTCAACAACCGGGCCCTACAGCGATCAGGCATCAAGGCTGCCGTCCTGACTGGAGCGGGAAACGGCATCAATTATATGACCCAG AACGAGCAGAAAGAGACCATCCGTAAATTCCGCGAAGGCACCCTCAACCTCCTGATCGCTACCAGCGTGGCTGAGGAGGGTCTCGACATCCCAGAATGCAACCTGGTGGTGCGCTACGGCCTGCTGACCAATGAGATTGCCCAACAGCAGGCTAGTGGGCGAGCTCGGGCCAGTGACAGTGTGTACTCTGTGGTGGCCCAAGCTGGGGGGCGGGAGGTGCGCCGGGAACGCACCAATGAGCTCCTGGAGGACTTAACGGGCCGCGCCATCAGACAGGTCCAACAAATGGGGGAACGCGAATTCCGCAAGAAG ATCACTGAGTTCCAGACAGAGGCGGTTCTTGCCAGTCGGTTGAAAGACCAGCTGAAGGTGAAGAAGCAGAGCCGCTACCGTGCCGCTGAGATTCAGCTCGTGTGTCGAAACTGTTTCAAGGCTGTGGCTTGTGGAAGTGACATCAAGCTCATTGACAACACGCACTATGTTAACGTCAACCCCGGGTTTGA GAGGCATTACAAGGCAGGTGGAAAGGTGCACCTGGACAGACGCTTTGAGGACTGGGAGCCGGGCCGTGCGATCAGCTGTGCGACCTGTAGCAAG GATTGGGGAATGGAGATGAGGTACAAGGAGGTTGCCTTGTTACCCAACTTGGCCATCAAAAACTTTGCCATGGAGACTCCGGGTGGGAGAGTCCTTGGAAAGAAGTGGAAGGATATTCAGTTCACTGTTGAGGACTTCGactttgcacagtactgtgagACCAAGTACCCCGATCTCCTGTCAGAATAA
- the kat2a gene encoding histone acetyltransferase KAT2A: protein MSDPAVQTLQPRLLQAQTSGSATATVGSASGNTSDPVRPGLSQQQRASQKKAQVRAFPRAKKLEKLGVFSACKASDTCKCNGWKNPHPPSATRMDLQQQAASLSESCRSCGHDLADHVSHLENVSEEEINRLLGMVVDVENLFMSVHKEEDTDTKQVYFYLFKLLRKCILQMSQPLVEGSLGSPPFEKPNIEQGVLNFVQYKFSHLAPKERQTMFELSKMFLLCLNYWKLETPTQFRQRSQKDDGTAYKVDYTRWLCYCHVPQSNDSLPRYETTQVFGRSLLKSIFTVTRRQLLEKFRVEKDKLLPEKRTLILTHFPKFLSMLEEEIYGENSPIWEADFTMPASDGTQLGHQTVISPAAVSGSPSFTKGMSSGSSLGSLGLEAGAAEPPTGEKRKLPEALTLEDAKRIRVMGDIPMELVNEVMMTITDPAAMLGPETNLLTPNAARDETARLEERRGIIEFHVIGNSLSQKSNKKILMWLVGLQNVFSHQLPRMPKEYITRLVFDPKHKTLALIKDGRVIGGICFRMFPTQGFTEIVFCAVTSNEQVKGYGTHLMNHLKEYHIKHSILYFLTYADEYAIGYFKKQGFSKDIKVPKTRYLGYIKDYEGATLMECELNPRIPYTELSHIIKRQKEIIKKLIERKQSQIRKVYPGLTCFKEGVRQIPVESIPGIRETGWKPSGKEKGKELKDPDLLYNMLKNLLAQIKTHPDSWPFMEPVKKSEAPDYYEIIRFPIDLKTMTERLKNRYYVTKKLFIADLQRIITNCREYNPPDSEYCKCANTLEKFFYFKLKDGGLIEK from the exons ATGTCGGATCCGGCTGTGCAAACCTTGCAACCGCGGCTGCTCCAAGCCCAAACTAGTGGATCGGCCACTGCAACCGTGGGGTCTGCATCAGGAAATACTAGTGACCCTGTCAGACCCGGCCTCAGCCAACAACAACGTGCGAGTCAGAAGAAAGCTCAAGTCCGTGCTTTCCCACGGGCGAAAAAGCTTGAAAAACTCGGCGTTTTCTCCGCTTGCAAG GCTAGTGACACATGTAAGTGCAATGGGTGGAAGAATCCACATCCACCATCAGCCACTCGCATGGACCTGCAGCAACAAGCGGCGAGCCTGAGCGAGTCCTGTCGCAGTTGTGGACATGATCTGG CGGACCATGTGTCCCACCTGGAGAACGTTTCTGAGGAAGAGATCAACAGACTGCTGGGGATGGTTGTGGATGTGGAGAATCTCTTCATGTCTGTGCACAAGGAGGAAGACACAGACACCAAACAGGTCTACTTCTACCTCTTCAAG CTGTTGAGGAAATGCATCTTGCAGATGAGCCAGCCCCTGGTAGAAGGGTCATTGGGAAGCCCCCCATTTGAGAAGCCCAACATAGAGCAG gGAGTGTTGAACTTTGTTCAGTACAAGTTCAGCCACCTGGCACCAAAAGAGAGGCAGACCATGTTTGAGCTCTCCAAGATGTTTCTCCTGTGCCTCAACTACTGGAAGCTGGAGACGCCCACACAGTTCCGCCAGCGCTCCCAGAAGGATGACGGCACTGCCTATAAAGTGGATTAcaccag gTGGCTGTGTTACTGCCATGTCCCCCAGAGTAATGACAGCCTGCCACGGTATGAGACCACCCAGGTGTTCGGCCGCAGTCTCCTCAAGTCCATCTTCACGGTGACACGGCGTCAGCTCCTGGAGAAGTTCAGAGTGGAGAAGGACAAGCTCCTGCCCGAGAAACGCACTCTGATCCTCACGCATTTCCCCAA ATTCCTGTCCATGCTGGAGGAGGAAATTTATGGAGAGAATTCTCCCATATGGGAGGCAGACTTTACCATGCCTGCCTCAGACGGAACACAGCTGGGCCAccagacag TGATCAGCCCAGCTGCAGTGTCTGGCTCGCCCTCCTTTACCAAGGGGATGAGCAGTGGATCCTCGCTGGGCAGTttagggctggaggcaggggctgCAGAGCCCCCCACAG gggagaagaggaagttGCCGGAAGCTCTGACCTTGGAGGACGCCAAACGTATCCGGGTCATGGGCGACATCCCCATGGAGCTGGTGAATGAGGTCATGATGACCATCACTGATCCAGCTGCCATGTTAGGGCCAGAG ACAAACCTACTGACTCCTAACGCTGCCCGGGATGAGACtgccaggctggaggagaggcgggGCATCATTGAGTTCCATGTCATTGGGAACTCACTTTCCCAGAAGTCCAACAAAAAGATCCTGATGTGGCTGGTGGGCCTCCAAAATGTGTTCTCCCACCAGCTACCCCGGATGCCTAAAGAGTACATCACACGGCTAGTGTTTGACCC GAAGCACAAGACCCTGGCTCTCATTAAAGATGGCCGTGTGATAGGGGGCATCTGTTTCAGGATGTTTCCCACCCAGGGCTTCACGGAAATAGTCTTCTGTGCTGTCACATCCAATGAGCAAGTCAAG GGCTATGGAACACATCTGATGAACCACCTGAAGGAGTACCACATCAAACACAGCATTCTCTACTTCCTTACATATGCCGACGAGTACGCCATTGGCTACTTCAAGAAGCAG GGTTTTTCCAAAGACATAAAAGTGCCCAAGACTCGTTACCTTGGTTACATCAAGGACTACGAGGGGGCCACTCTCATGGAGTGTGAACTCAACCCCAGGATCCCATACACGGAGCTGTCCCACATCatcaagagacagaaagag ATCATTAAGAAGCTCATAGAGAGGAAGCAGAGTCAGATCAGGAAGGTGTACCCCGGCCTCACCTGCTTCAAGGAGGGGGTCCGGCAGATCCCCGTAGAGAGCATTCCAGGCATAC GAGAGACAGGATGGAAGCCTAGTGGAAAGGAGAAAGG GAAGGAGCTGAAGGATCCTGACCTGCTGTATAACATGCTGAAGAACCTCCTCGCCCAGATCAAG ACTCATCCAGACTCCTGGCCCTTTATGGAACCAGTGAAGAAGTCCGAGGCTCCAGACTACTACGAGATCATTCGCTTCCCCATCG ATCTGAAGACCATGACGGAGAGGCTGAAGAACAGATACTACGTGACCAAGAAACTCTTCATCGCAGACCTGCAGCGCATCATCACCAACTGCCGCGAGTACAACCCCCCCGACAGCGAGTACTGCAAGTGTGCCAACACCCTGGAGAAGTTCTTCTACTTCAAGCTTAAAGACGGAGGCTTGATTGAGAAGTGA
- the rab5c gene encoding ras-related protein Rab-5C: MAGRGGPARTNGAAASNKICQFKLVLLGESAVGKSSLVLRFVKGQFHEYQESTIGAAFLTQTVCLDDTTVKFEIWDTAGQERYHSLAPMYYRGAQAAIVVYDITNTDTFTRAKNWVKELQRQASPNIVIALAGNKADLANKRAVDFQEAQAYADDNSLLFMETSAKTAMNVNEIFMAIAKKLPKNEPQGGAGAGGRARGVDLQEAAPQGRSGQCCGGGN, translated from the exons ATGGCAGGTCGAGGAGGACCGGCACGGACCAACGGCGCAGCTGCGAGCAACAAGATCTGCCAGTTCAagctggtgctgctgggagaGTCAGCGGTGGGCAAGTCTAGTCTGGTGCTGCGCTTCGTTAAAGGCCAGTTCCACGAGTACCAGGAGAGCACCATCGGAG CTGCCTTCCTTACACAGACGGTCTGTTTGGACGATACAACGGTCAAGTTTGAGATCTGGGACACTGCAGGGCAGGAGCGGTATCACAGCCTGGCACCCATGTACTACAGAGGAGCCCAGGCTGCCATTGTGGTCTACGACATCACCAACACA GACACATTCACACGTGCAAAGAACTGGGTAAAGGAGCTCCAGCGACAAGCCAGCCCCAATATCGTCATCGCACTGGCCGGAAACAAAGCTGATCTTGCCAACAAAAGAGCTGTGGACTTCCAG GAAGCACAAGCATACGCAGATGACAACAGTTTGCTCTTCATGGAGACCTCAGCCAAGACTGCTATGAACGTCAATGAGATATTTATGGCCATCG CCAAGAAGCTTCCCAAGAATGAGCCCCAGGGAGGAGCGGGGGCTGGCGGCCGGGCCAGAGGCGTGGACCTGCAGGAGGCTGCTCCACAGGGCAGGAGCGGTCAGTGCTGTGGGGGTGGAAACTAA